One window of Streptomyces sp. SUK 48 genomic DNA carries:
- a CDS encoding catalase, which yields MTEIRPATTSDSGAPVESDEHSLTVGPGGPILLQDAYLIEQMAQFNRERIPERQPHAKGSGAFGHFEVTDDVSAYTKAALFQPGIRTDLVIRFSTVAGERGSPDTWRDPRGFAVKFYTSEGNYDMVGNNTPVFFVKDPMKFQHFIRSQKRRADNNLRDHDMQWDFWTLSPESAHQVTWLMGDRGIPRTWRHMNGYTSHTYMWINAAGERFWVKYHFKTDQGIEFFTQHEADQMAAADTDYHTRDLFEHIRDGDFPSWTLYVQVMPYDEAADYRFNPFDLTKVWPHSDYPLIRVGKMTLDRNPTDNHAQIEQAAFQPNNFVPGIGPSPDRMLLARLFSYADAHRHRIGANYQQLPVNAPVVDVHTYSKDGAMAYRNTTDPVYAPNSKGGPAADTERYGSPPSWTADGEITRSAYVSHPEDDDWGQPGTMVREVLDDAARDRLVDNVVGHLLNGVTEPVLQRAFEYWSNIDETIGKRIADGVRAKADEKDPKAAEQGNPARSSMQHKA from the coding sequence ATGACGGAGATCCGACCCGCCACCACCAGCGATTCCGGCGCACCGGTCGAGAGCGACGAACATTCGCTCACCGTGGGCCCCGGGGGACCCATCCTGTTGCAGGACGCCTATCTGATCGAGCAGATGGCACAGTTCAACCGGGAGCGGATCCCCGAGCGCCAGCCGCATGCCAAGGGGAGCGGCGCCTTCGGTCACTTCGAGGTGACGGACGATGTCAGCGCGTACACGAAGGCGGCCCTGTTCCAGCCCGGTATCCGTACCGACCTGGTCATCCGCTTCTCCACCGTCGCCGGTGAGCGCGGCAGCCCGGACACCTGGCGCGACCCGCGCGGCTTCGCGGTGAAGTTCTACACCAGCGAGGGCAACTACGACATGGTCGGCAACAACACGCCGGTCTTCTTCGTGAAGGACCCGATGAAGTTCCAGCACTTCATCCGGTCCCAGAAACGCCGCGCGGACAACAACCTGCGCGACCACGACATGCAGTGGGACTTCTGGACGCTCTCCCCGGAGTCGGCCCACCAGGTGACCTGGCTGATGGGGGACCGGGGCATCCCGCGGACCTGGCGCCACATGAACGGGTACACCTCCCACACCTACATGTGGATCAATGCCGCCGGTGAGCGCTTCTGGGTGAAGTACCACTTCAAGACCGATCAGGGCATCGAGTTCTTCACCCAGCACGAGGCCGACCAGATGGCCGCGGCCGACACCGACTACCACACGCGGGACCTCTTCGAGCACATCCGGGACGGCGACTTCCCCAGCTGGACCCTGTATGTGCAGGTGATGCCGTACGACGAGGCGGCGGACTACCGGTTCAACCCGTTCGACCTCACCAAGGTGTGGCCGCACAGCGACTACCCGCTCATCCGCGTCGGCAAGATGACGCTCGACCGCAACCCCACGGACAACCACGCCCAGATCGAGCAGGCCGCGTTCCAGCCCAACAACTTCGTCCCGGGCATCGGACCGAGCCCGGACCGCATGCTGCTGGCCCGGCTGTTCTCCTACGCGGACGCCCACCGCCACCGCATCGGCGCCAACTACCAGCAACTGCCGGTGAACGCGCCCGTCGTCGACGTCCACACCTACTCCAAGGACGGGGCGATGGCGTACCGCAACACCACCGACCCCGTCTACGCCCCGAACTCCAAGGGCGGGCCCGCGGCGGACACCGAGCGTTACGGGTCGCCGCCCAGCTGGACGGCCGACGGTGAGATCACCCGCTCGGCCTACGTCTCGCACCCGGAGGACGACGACTGGGGGCAGCCCGGAACCATGGTGCGCGAGGTCCTGGACGACGCCGCGCGTGACCGGCTGGTCGACAACGTGGTCGGGCACCTCCTCAACGGGGTCACCGAACCGGTCCTCCAGCGAGCCTTCGAGTACTGGTCCAACATCGACGAGACCATCGGCAAGCGCATCGCCGACGGCGTCCGGGCCAAGGCGGACGAGAAGGACCCCAAGGCCGCCGAACAGGGCAACCCGGCACGGAGTTCCATGCAGCACAAGGCGTGA
- a CDS encoding GTP-binding protein, translated as MSAGAPMPVVIVGGLHADARREAVETLLREVPGSVALHHDLSTGPAGTVRRTVRDATGETAWGETPLVNDCACCALREDLVPELERLADGGLTRLAVVELWDSVEPRGMAEVIAAHGGGAFRLTNVLTAVDPALVLPALSNGDDLAEAGLAAARADRRTVGDTFARQLEYAPVLAVAEGPATGLDDLALLRQLHPLARRLPIGSGQLGPAAVAGFDVAAAAAAQHPACARLPHDCDEHGIGTLVWRRRRPFHAGRLYAALEDLCCAAARSRGRFWLADRPDSLLAWEAAGGALCVENAGPWMAALPDAAWELMPAERRTAAALDWHPEHGDRGQHLVFTSPGLDRAGLLSLLDSCLLTDDELASGAEAWRRPTGFDELLDPVF; from the coding sequence ATGAGCGCCGGAGCACCGATGCCGGTGGTGATCGTCGGCGGGCTGCACGCCGACGCCCGGCGCGAGGCGGTCGAGACGCTGCTGCGCGAGGTGCCCGGCAGCGTCGCCCTGCACCACGATCTGTCCACCGGTCCGGCGGGCACCGTGCGCCGGACCGTCCGCGACGCCACGGGCGAGACCGCGTGGGGCGAGACACCCCTGGTCAACGACTGCGCCTGCTGCGCCCTGCGGGAGGACCTGGTGCCCGAGCTGGAGCGGCTGGCCGACGGCGGCCTCACCCGTCTCGCGGTCGTCGAGCTGTGGGACTCCGTGGAGCCGCGCGGCATGGCCGAGGTGATCGCCGCTCACGGCGGCGGCGCCTTCCGGCTCACCAATGTGCTGACCGCCGTGGACCCCGCCCTGGTGCTGCCCGCCCTGTCCAACGGAGACGATCTCGCGGAGGCCGGGCTCGCCGCGGCCCGGGCGGACCGGCGCACCGTGGGCGACACCTTCGCCCGGCAGCTGGAGTACGCCCCCGTCCTCGCCGTGGCCGAGGGCCCCGCCACCGGACTCGACGACCTGGCGCTGCTGCGGCAGTTGCATCCCCTCGCGAGGCGGCTCCCCATCGGCTCGGGGCAGTTGGGCCCGGCCGCGGTCGCCGGGTTCGACGTGGCCGCGGCGGCGGCCGCACAGCATCCGGCCTGCGCCCGGCTCCCGCACGACTGCGACGAGCACGGCATCGGCACCCTCGTCTGGCGGCGCCGCCGGCCCTTCCACGCCGGTCGCCTCTACGCCGCGTTGGAGGATCTGTGCTGCGCCGCGGCCCGTAGCCGGGGGCGGTTCTGGCTGGCGGACCGGCCCGACAGCCTGCTCGCCTGGGAGGCCGCCGGCGGGGCGCTGTGCGTGGAGAACGCCGGGCCGTGGATGGCCGCGCTGCCGGACGCCGCCTGGGAGTTGATGCCCGCCGAGCGCCGTACCGCCGCCGCGCTGGACTGGCACCCCGAGCACGGCGACCGCGGCCAGCACCTCGTCTTCACCTCCCCCGGGCTCGACCGGGCGGGGCTGCTCTCGCTGCTCGACTCCTGCCTGCTCACCGACGACGAGCTCGCGTCCGGGGCCGAAGCCTGGCGGCGGCCCACCGGTTTCGACGAACTGCTCGACCCCGTCTTCTGA
- a CDS encoding helix-turn-helix transcriptional regulator — protein MAHEQTIGLERFEMVRGQTFRHHVHDEHQLAWASTGVVMVDIQDRCWVLPPHLALWIPGGLRHATGALRKSVLQGVYLDPATCPLAWSRPTVLAVPPLARHLIGHLAGELPPTGRAHAEAVLLDVLRPAEAAVFELPLPVDPRAREAAALLLEDPADRRGLGELGRAVGASERTLLRLFLAGTGMTFTQWRTHARLQAALAQLAEGQPVGRVAERVGYATPSAFVAAFRRVTGSTPAAYFARSRGETSGPE, from the coding sequence ATGGCACACGAGCAGACCATCGGGCTCGAACGGTTCGAGATGGTCCGGGGGCAGACCTTCCGGCACCACGTCCATGACGAGCACCAACTCGCCTGGGCCAGCACCGGTGTGGTCATGGTCGACATCCAGGACCGCTGCTGGGTGCTGCCCCCGCATCTGGCGCTGTGGATCCCGGGCGGTCTCCGGCACGCCACCGGGGCGCTGCGGAAGTCGGTGCTCCAGGGCGTCTATCTGGACCCGGCGACCTGCCCGCTGGCCTGGTCCCGGCCGACCGTGCTCGCCGTACCGCCGCTCGCCCGGCATCTGATCGGCCACCTGGCCGGCGAACTGCCGCCCACCGGGCGCGCGCACGCCGAGGCCGTGCTGCTGGATGTGCTGCGCCCGGCGGAGGCCGCCGTGTTCGAGCTGCCGCTGCCGGTCGATCCGCGGGCCCGGGAGGCCGCCGCGCTGCTGCTGGAGGACCCCGCGGACCGGCGCGGGCTGGGCGAACTGGGGCGGGCGGTCGGCGCCAGCGAGCGCACCCTGCTGCGGCTCTTCCTGGCCGGGACGGGGATGACGTTCACTCAGTGGCGGACCCATGCCCGGCTCCAGGCGGCCCTCGCGCAGCTCGCCGAAGGGCAGCCCGTCGGACGGGTGGCCGAGCGGGTGGGCTATGCGACGCCCAGCGCGTTCGTCGCCGCGTTCCGCCGGGTGACCGGGTCCACGCCCGCCGCCTATTTCGCCCGGTCGCGGGGGGAGACGAGCGGGCCGGAGTGA
- a CDS encoding iron chelate uptake ABC transporter family permease subunit, producing MGTTTISTTDTVPGAGDTDRRPRTAGLAVRLLGLLLVCGLLVLVTVVSVAVGAKAIPPGEVLRVLFHGRASVDGAVVLDLRLPRTLLGITVGAALGLAGVLMQALTRNPLADPGILGVNMGASAAVVVAIALWRTTDPSFRVWFAFAGAGLAAALVQLLGSRGRTGPAPVRLALAGTAVSAVLSALISVVTLLRPDVFDQFRFWGVGSLAGQPMSVLTGILPFLGAGALLALGLAGSLNALALGDDTARALGTRVLRTRVLGMLAVTLLCGAATAAVGPIAFVGLAVPHLARAFTGPDHRWLMPYSMVLGASLLLGSDILGRVVARPGEIQAGIVTAFAGAPVFIALVRRRRIAEL from the coding sequence ATGGGCACCACCACGATCAGCACCACCGATACGGTGCCAGGAGCCGGGGACACGGACCGAAGACCGCGCACGGCCGGGCTCGCCGTACGGCTGCTCGGCCTTCTCCTCGTCTGCGGACTGCTGGTCCTGGTCACCGTGGTGAGCGTCGCCGTCGGAGCCAAGGCCATCCCGCCCGGCGAGGTGCTGCGCGTCCTGTTCCACGGCCGGGCCTCGGTGGACGGCGCGGTCGTCCTCGACCTGCGGCTGCCGCGTACGCTGCTCGGCATCACCGTCGGTGCCGCGCTGGGTCTCGCCGGCGTCCTGATGCAGGCGCTGACCCGCAATCCGCTCGCCGACCCCGGCATCCTCGGCGTCAACATGGGCGCCTCGGCGGCCGTGGTCGTCGCCATCGCGCTGTGGCGCACCACCGATCCGTCCTTCCGCGTCTGGTTCGCCTTCGCCGGCGCCGGACTGGCCGCCGCGCTGGTCCAGTTGCTCGGCTCACGCGGCCGGACCGGGCCCGCGCCGGTGCGGCTCGCCCTCGCGGGTACGGCGGTCAGCGCCGTGCTGAGCGCGCTGATCTCCGTCGTCACCCTGCTGCGACCGGACGTGTTCGACCAGTTCCGGTTCTGGGGCGTGGGCTCCCTGGCCGGGCAGCCGATGTCCGTCCTCACCGGGATACTGCCGTTCCTCGGCGCGGGCGCGCTGCTCGCCCTCGGCCTGGCCGGTTCGCTCAACGCGCTCGCCCTCGGCGACGACACGGCCCGCGCCCTCGGCACCCGCGTCCTGCGCACCCGCGTCCTCGGGATGCTCGCCGTCACCCTGCTGTGCGGGGCGGCGACGGCGGCCGTCGGCCCGATCGCCTTCGTCGGCCTGGCGGTTCCGCATCTGGCCAGGGCGTTCACCGGGCCGGACCACCGCTGGCTCATGCCGTACTCCATGGTCCTCGGAGCGAGCCTGCTGCTCGGGTCCGACATCCTCGGCCGGGTGGTCGCCCGGCCCGGCGAGATCCAGGCCGGGATCGTGACGGCCTTCGCCGGAGCGCCCGTCTTCATCGCCCTCGTCCGCCGCCGCAGGATCGCCGAACTGTGA
- the rpmG gene encoding 50S ribosomal protein L33, whose product MARNEVRPIIKLRSTAGTGYTYVTRKNRRNDPDRLVLRKFDPVVGRHVGFREER is encoded by the coding sequence ATGGCTCGCAACGAGGTACGCCCGATCATCAAGCTCCGCTCCACCGCCGGCACCGGCTACACGTACGTGACCCGCAAGAACCGCCGGAACGACCCGGACCGGCTGGTGCTGCGCAAGTTCGACCCCGTAGTCGGACGCCATGTCGGGTTCCGCGAGGAACGCTGA
- a CDS encoding ABC transporter substrate-binding protein, protein MPSATPQRSHDTLRLPPAARGTRPTRRGLLAGGLGTAALLGLSACGTGGSAPAGGSGPDSGAWSFTDDRGRTVRLPRRPKRVAFLTDTVGAALWSAGLHPVAATDSGQGIVPAVEPDWSGVTRIYSADKGVRLEALAQARPDLLIDAVQPDGSLQVAAQLPEVTKIAPVVGLSAYRSIEQIAGTADRLTQGLGARLTDGDAKTRYQEAGTRLRKAVAANRDLRVAFVFGIDKNTLGVMNPRTWAVLKTVSALGMRLVPVPGGSANTYSQAVSWENVPSIPADLLVWAVSDPLPDNPLWKRTPAVAAGQLFKPELASWYAYSWANFTVLLDGLATRVHSARAGVGPHPAS, encoded by the coding sequence ATGCCCAGCGCAACCCCGCAGCGTTCCCACGACACCCTCCGCCTGCCGCCCGCCGCCCGCGGCACGCGCCCGACCCGGCGCGGACTCCTCGCCGGCGGACTGGGAACAGCCGCTCTCCTCGGCCTCTCCGCGTGCGGGACCGGCGGCTCCGCCCCGGCCGGCGGGTCGGGCCCGGACAGCGGCGCGTGGTCCTTCACCGACGACCGCGGCCGTACCGTACGACTGCCCCGGCGGCCGAAGCGCGTCGCGTTCCTCACCGACACCGTCGGCGCCGCCCTGTGGTCGGCCGGGCTGCACCCGGTCGCCGCCACGGACTCCGGGCAGGGCATCGTCCCGGCCGTCGAGCCGGACTGGTCCGGTGTCACCAGGATCTACTCGGCGGACAAGGGCGTACGGCTCGAAGCGCTCGCCCAGGCCCGCCCGGACCTGCTGATCGACGCCGTGCAGCCGGACGGCAGCCTCCAGGTCGCCGCGCAGCTCCCGGAGGTCACCAAGATCGCCCCGGTCGTCGGACTGAGCGCCTACCGGTCGATCGAACAGATCGCCGGCACCGCCGACCGGCTGACCCAGGGTCTCGGCGCCCGGCTCACGGACGGCGACGCGAAGACCCGCTACCAGGAAGCCGGCACGCGGCTGCGCAAGGCAGTCGCCGCCAACCGTGACCTGCGGGTCGCCTTCGTCTTCGGCATCGACAAGAACACCCTCGGCGTGATGAACCCGAGGACCTGGGCCGTGCTGAAGACGGTGAGCGCGCTGGGAATGCGCCTGGTGCCGGTGCCCGGCGGCTCCGCCAACACCTACAGCCAGGCCGTGAGCTGGGAGAACGTCCCGTCCATCCCGGCCGACCTGCTGGTGTGGGCGGTGTCCGACCCGCTGCCGGACAACCCCCTGTGGAAGCGCACGCCCGCCGTCGCCGCCGGACAGCTGTTCAAGCCCGAACTGGCCTCCTGGTACGCCTACAGCTGGGCGAACTTCACCGTCCTGCTCGACGGCCTGGCCACGCGGGTCCACTCCGCCCGCGCGGGCGTCGGACCGCACCCCGCCTCCTGA
- a CDS encoding type B 50S ribosomal protein L31, whose translation MKPGIHPAYRPVVFRDKAGGFAILTRSTMTSDRTIAWEDGRTYPVVDVEISSASHPFYTGTARVLDTAGRVERFERRYGREGNRR comes from the coding sequence ATGAAGCCCGGAATCCACCCCGCCTACCGCCCGGTCGTCTTCCGCGACAAGGCCGGCGGCTTCGCCATCCTCACCCGCTCGACCATGACCAGCGACCGGACCATCGCCTGGGAGGACGGCCGCACCTACCCGGTGGTCGACGTCGAGATCTCCTCGGCGAGCCACCCCTTCTACACCGGCACCGCCCGTGTGCTGGACACCGCCGGGCGCGTCGAGCGCTTCGAGCGCCGCTACGGACGCGAGGGGAACCGCCGATGA
- a CDS encoding ABC transporter substrate-binding protein has translation MTSVPSPARASARRRPARPRLLRPAVAAAALALVLTACGSSSTTTGGGDGKAAATRVVGTAHGKVTVPAHPLRIVSVHSWSTESLLDLGIRPVGVENSGANYVPPRYLKRWKAAAKVTTGADIDYEKIAALKPDLIVGVDVPYLSKAYKRLSAIAPTAFASFDESSSWSTYPQATATFVNGTAQLTRLKQKYDDRIAAVRTSLGTKLTDSSWDVIQGGFDSGNYWIYSPASPVGDILSRLGVRFASATASVGKGGTKSVSYERADLLKDADYVVYYTNNDGSPANDIQKLFALRTFKELPAAKKHRVVGTPDFLPGSYSDAMGVVDSIEKGLRGQSG, from the coding sequence ATGACCTCCGTACCCTCCCCCGCCCGCGCGTCCGCCCGGCGGCGCCCCGCCCGCCCGCGCCTGCTGCGCCCGGCCGTCGCCGCCGCCGCGCTGGCCCTGGTCCTCACCGCCTGCGGCTCGTCCTCGACCACCACCGGCGGCGGGGACGGCAAGGCCGCCGCGACCCGGGTGGTCGGCACGGCGCACGGCAAGGTGACCGTGCCCGCCCATCCGCTGCGGATCGTCTCCGTGCACTCCTGGTCCACCGAGTCGCTGCTCGACCTGGGCATCCGGCCCGTCGGCGTGGAGAACAGCGGGGCCAACTACGTCCCGCCGCGCTATCTGAAGCGCTGGAAGGCCGCGGCGAAGGTGACGACGGGCGCCGACATCGACTACGAGAAGATCGCCGCGCTCAAGCCGGACCTGATCGTCGGCGTCGACGTGCCGTACCTGTCCAAGGCGTACAAGAGGCTCTCGGCCATCGCGCCGACCGCGTTCGCCTCCTTCGACGAGTCCTCCTCCTGGTCCACGTATCCGCAGGCCACGGCCACCTTCGTCAACGGCACGGCGCAGCTCACCCGGCTCAAGCAGAAGTACGACGACCGGATCGCCGCGGTGCGCACGTCCCTCGGCACGAAGCTGACCGACAGCAGCTGGGACGTGATCCAGGGCGGCTTCGACAGCGGCAACTACTGGATCTACAGCCCCGCCTCGCCCGTCGGGGACATCCTCTCCCGGCTGGGGGTGCGCTTCGCCTCCGCCACGGCCTCGGTCGGCAAGGGCGGAACCAAGTCCGTGTCGTACGAGCGGGCGGACCTGCTGAAGGACGCCGACTACGTCGTCTACTACACGAACAACGACGGCTCCCCCGCCAACGACATCCAGAAGCTGTTCGCCCTGCGGACGTTCAAGGAGCTGCCGGCCGCGAAGAAGCACCGGGTGGTCGGCACCCCCGACTTCCTGCCCGGCTCGTACAGCGACGCGATGGGCGTGGTCGACAGCATCGAGAAGGGGCTGCGGGGGCAGTCCGGCTGA
- a CDS encoding iron chelate uptake ABC transporter family permease subunit, whose amino-acid sequence MTTRTSARPARRDPVLLGEVRHGTVLRGRVLRLNGGRISLRWQPRTVVVCLLLAAACLITGVIGLTTGTYRVPLPDVLACLLGHGSGAESFIVVGLRLPRLVCALLAGGALGMSGAVFQSMSRNPLGSPDVIGFTSGAASGAVVQIVLFHGGPYATAVASIGGGLATALLVGLVAAGRGPAVGHRIVLIGIGVSAMLTSLTAYLLTRASLYEAQDAQIWLIGSLNSASWSVVTPLAAALAVLVPVTVVASRALHWLELGEDTARGLGVPVGRARILLAVAATALAAATTAAVGPITFVALAAPHLCRRLVRSPGAPVVPAGFMGALLLTASDFAAQRVLPGTELPVGALTGVLGGLYLCRVLVTRRRAGRA is encoded by the coding sequence GTGACCACCAGAACTTCTGCCCGCCCCGCCCGGCGGGACCCCGTCCTCCTCGGCGAGGTCCGCCACGGCACCGTCCTGCGCGGCCGCGTGCTGCGCCTGAACGGCGGCCGGATCTCGCTGCGCTGGCAGCCGCGCACCGTCGTGGTCTGCCTGCTGCTGGCCGCGGCCTGCCTCATCACGGGCGTCATCGGCCTGACCACCGGCACGTACCGCGTCCCGCTGCCGGACGTGCTCGCCTGTCTGCTGGGCCACGGCTCCGGGGCCGAGTCCTTCATCGTCGTCGGTCTGCGGCTGCCACGTCTGGTGTGCGCCCTGCTGGCCGGCGGCGCGCTCGGGATGAGCGGCGCGGTGTTCCAGAGCATGTCCCGCAATCCGCTGGGCTCTCCCGATGTCATCGGCTTCACCAGCGGCGCGGCGAGCGGTGCCGTGGTGCAGATCGTGCTCTTCCACGGCGGACCGTACGCCACCGCCGTCGCCTCGATCGGCGGCGGCCTGGCCACGGCGCTGCTCGTCGGCCTGGTCGCGGCGGGCCGGGGTCCGGCCGTCGGCCACCGGATCGTGCTGATCGGGATCGGCGTCAGCGCCATGCTCACCTCGCTGACCGCGTATCTGCTGACCCGGGCCAGCCTGTACGAGGCGCAGGACGCGCAGATCTGGCTGATCGGCAGCCTCAACTCCGCGAGCTGGTCCGTCGTCACGCCCCTGGCCGCGGCCCTGGCGGTGCTCGTCCCGGTGACCGTCGTCGCCTCGCGGGCCCTGCACTGGCTGGAACTCGGCGAGGACACCGCCCGGGGCCTCGGGGTGCCGGTGGGGCGGGCCCGGATCCTGCTGGCGGTCGCCGCCACGGCCCTCGCCGCGGCCACGACCGCCGCCGTCGGACCCATCACCTTCGTCGCCCTGGCCGCCCCGCATCTGTGCCGACGGCTGGTCCGCTCCCCCGGCGCGCCGGTGGTACCGGCCGGTTTCATGGGCGCCCTGCTGCTGACGGCGAGCGACTTCGCCGCCCAACGGGTGCTGCCCGGCACCGAGTTGCCGGTCGGCGCGCTGACCGGAGTGCTCGGCGGGCTGTATCTGTGCCGGGTGCTGGTCACCCGGCGGCGGGCGGGCCGGGCATGA
- the rpsN gene encoding 30S ribosomal protein S14 codes for MAKKSKIAKNEQRKRIVARHAARRAELKSVLASPRATADEKAAARAELGRQPRDASATRVRNRDSLDGRPRGHLRRFGLSRVNVRAQAHAGHLPGVTKSSW; via the coding sequence ATGGCGAAGAAGAGCAAGATCGCGAAGAACGAGCAGCGCAAGCGGATCGTGGCCCGTCACGCCGCGCGCCGCGCCGAACTGAAGTCCGTCCTGGCGTCCCCCCGGGCCACGGCCGACGAGAAGGCCGCCGCGCGGGCGGAACTCGGCCGCCAGCCCCGGGACGCCAGCGCGACCCGGGTCCGCAACCGCGACAGCCTGGACGGCCGCCCCCGCGGCCACCTGCGCAGGTTCGGCCTCTCCCGGGTGAACGTACGGGCGCAGGCGCATGCCGGACATCTGCCCGGGGTGACGAAGTCGTCCTGGTGA
- the rpmB gene encoding 50S ribosomal protein L28 — MSAHCQLTGARPSFGKKISHSHRRTPRRFDPNIQNKRYWLPSEGRYVRLRLSARAVRAVDALGVEAAIARIRARGERV; from the coding sequence ATGTCCGCCCACTGCCAACTGACCGGCGCCCGGCCGTCCTTCGGCAAGAAGATCTCCCACTCGCACCGGCGCACCCCACGCCGGTTCGACCCCAACATCCAGAACAAGCGCTACTGGCTGCCCAGCGAGGGGCGGTACGTCCGGCTGCGGCTGAGCGCGCGTGCCGTCAGGGCGGTGGACGCCCTCGGTGTCGAGGCCGCCATCGCCCGGATCCGAGCCCGTGGGGAGCGGGTCTGA